The following proteins are encoded in a genomic region of Fundidesulfovibrio putealis DSM 16056:
- a CDS encoding DUF2867 domain-containing protein, translated as MTGLPAGLVLPPPVARLKDGSDFADHFAVEGAKEIRQFLADFFSYRPSWMRALFALRGPLARALGVGHSFQADRAYGAHQVPFQAGGQIFVFQVAAASEGEYWAGLSEDGPLRAVLAVVSEKLEGAGGVRYRHHVMTFVTFKNWRGRAYFTAVKPFHWLVVKAMAEAAK; from the coding sequence GTGACGGGCCTGCCTGCCGGGTTGGTCTTGCCGCCGCCAGTTGCGCGGCTCAAAGACGGGAGCGACTTCGCAGATCATTTCGCCGTTGAGGGCGCAAAGGAAATCCGTCAGTTCCTGGCGGATTTCTTTTCGTACAGGCCTTCTTGGATGCGTGCTTTGTTTGCGCTGAGAGGCCCCCTGGCCAGGGCGCTCGGCGTGGGCCACTCGTTCCAAGCGGACAGGGCATACGGGGCGCATCAAGTGCCGTTCCAGGCTGGCGGGCAGATATTCGTGTTTCAGGTGGCTGCGGCCAGCGAGGGCGAGTACTGGGCGGGCCTGAGCGAAGACGGGCCGCTGCGGGCGGTGCTGGCCGTGGTGAGCGAGAAGCTGGAGGGTGCGGGAGGAGTGCGCTACCGGCATCACGTGATGACTTTCGTCACCTTCAAGAACTGGCGCGGGCGCGCGTATTTCACAGCGGTGAAGCCGTTTCACTGGCTGGTGGTCAAGGCCATGGCCGAAGCGGCCAAGTGA